In a genomic window of Meriones unguiculatus strain TT.TT164.6M chromosome 8, Bangor_MerUng_6.1, whole genome shotgun sequence:
- the Espl1 gene encoding separin has translation MRNFKGVNFAALLCSKEGAQDLLPDLKEFLSKSRPDLPSNRSDAERRQVCDAVLRACNQQLTAKLECPGHLRTVLDLAELACEGYLLSTPQRPPLYLERILFILLRNGLAQGSPDTVLCLAQPLHACLVQSCPEAAPQDYMLVTRGSFSLLWKGAEAVSERRAALLTRLKALSFLVLLEDDSAPCEVPHFASPTACRVVAAYHMFDAGGRGLDEADADFLYDLLSRHVIRVLVGGAGGSMGSLSPQRALCLLELTLEHCRRLCWSHYLHKATRAVEKAHGHLQSSSVAPGLQLCQVAVELLDAAEKRPGAVAQLLKKAAAILNNSMAAPAPPLRALYDSCQFFLSVLERGTKRHCGLHGTLSFFAFLGGYCSVVRQLRDVSDASSKQQQCLLQVHFQALHLLTGMVYDFAQGCQAAELAQLVDGCRSAVAWMLEALEGLTGGELAEYLGMTASYSSNLAYSFFSHKLYNEACAISEPVCQHLGLAKSGACPEVPPEKLHRCFRLHVESLKKLGRQAQGCEMVTLWLAALQPYSLEHMAEPVTYWVRVKMDAARAGNKELQLRTLRDSLSAWAPETQVLLLREELQAYKAVRADTGQERFNVICDLLELSPEETAAGAWARATHLLELAQVLCFHSFAQQTNCSALDAVQEALQLLESVRPEAQEQDRLQDDKAQALLWLHICTLEAKMQEGIERDRRAQAPSDLEEFEVNDLNYEDKLQEDRFLYSNIAFNLAADAAQSECLDRALALWKEVLMKGSAPAVRSLQQTAASLQILVALYQLVAKPLQALETLLLLQTVCERLQDHAKAVSASCQLTQQLLSLGCPGYAQSYLEAAESSLKSLDQTTDVCQLLSLTCALLRSQLCWACQKVPEGVSLLLSVLGDPALQKSSKAWYLLRVQALQVLALYLSLSANVLPSALREQLWDQGWQTPETALLDAHKLLRSIVILLMGSDVLSTQKTTVESTFLDFGENLVQKWQVLTEVLSCSEKLVSRLGRLGSVSEAKAFCLEALKLTTKLQIPRQCALFLVLKAELELARSDSDLCESDLQQVLFLLESSTEFAAVTQRPDSVKKVYMQKGKQRAQVPCFPLLPEEEPFLRGPALELVATVPREPGPIQPSANSSPVLKTKPPPKPGFLSHSSSCDCSLCASPGLSAVCLRWVLVTAGLRLATGHKAQGLELLQLVLKGCPAATRRFTQRLQASLRHTAPPSSTPSLFDEIMAQVYTHLALEHLNQTSEKSLGKVLTLGLKFVAARIQCLEFWQASLLLVQALAKLASFSCCGTQLFASTWGWQPPLIKSPKVVEPSKTRRQKCSGRGLRQAASAPPPLHNSAQRVLEEEGPPCTPKPPGRARPASARVPFTIFEEVHPTKSKPDAPLAPRVHRRAQTRLRVSFSDDSDLEDLVAEPQPVEEVRRRGTRGRGQMRKGPGLKTDAAVGTGSGPGRSSVSGISGRSRRAKKEVPRRCEEETAKTSVCVRASVGPEVMRAIPEENLTDSRLEMSFEILRGSDGEDGAAGEREVLRRDSSKAEHSVLYPDKEPASDPRPWLRPLSVPVPIDLSTLESISDSLSVAFRAVSHCPPSGLYAHLCRFLALCLGQRDPCATAFLVAESVSITCRHQLLTHLHRQLSKAQKQQGAPELAERLQGLDLKERPGSVPLARIQRLFSFRTWGSGCFPQAEKDDFQERLAQLPSGVTVCVLALATLQPGTLSNTLLLTRLEKDNPPVTVKIPTAQNKFPLSSVLREFDAIQKDQKENSSCTEKRAWWTGRLALDQRMEDLITSLEESVLGCWRGLLLPCSSEPGPAQEASRLQELLRDCGWEYPDCTLLKVILSSARTLSSQDVQALAYGLCPAQPERARVLLSEAVERVQSQAAPGNQHLVLVLDKDLQKLPWESMPVLRALPVTRLPSFRFLLSYSITKEAGASSVLSHGVDPQNAFYVLNPHSNLSSTEERFRASFSSEAGWKGVIGEVPSLEQVQAALTERDLYVYAGHGAGARFLDGQAVLRLSCRAVALLFGCSSAALAVHGNLEGAGIVLKYIMAGCPLFLGNLWDVTDRDIDRYTEALLQGWLRAGPGAPLLCYVSQARQAPRLKFLIGAAPIAYGLPVSLQAP, from the exons ATGAGGAACTTCAAAGGAGTCAACTTCGCGGCTCTGCTCTGCAGCAAGGAGGGGGCCCAGGACCTGTTGCCTGACTTGAAG GAGTTCCTGTCCAAATCTCGACCTGATCTTCCCAGCAACCGATCTGACGCTGAGAGAAGACAAGTCTGTGACGCTGTCCTGAGGGCTTGCAACCAGCAGCTGACTGCCAAGCTTGAGTGCCCTGGGCACCTGAGGACTGTTCTGGACCTGGCGGAGCTGGCCTGTGAGGGTTATTTGCTGTCCACCCCGCAGCGCCCGCCCCTCTATCTGGAGCGCATTCTTTTCATCTTACTCCGGAATGGCTTGGCTCAGGGAAGCCCGGACACCGTGCTGTGCCTTGCCCAGCCTCTCCACGCCTGCTTGGTACAGAGCTGTCCAGAGGCCGCCCCTCAGGATTATATGCTCGTGACACGGggcagtttctctctgctttggaAGGGAGCCGAGGCCGTGTCAGAGCGGCGAGCTGCTCTCTTGACCCGGCTGAAGGCCCTGAGCTTCCTGGTGCTCCTGGAGGATGACAGTGCTCCCTGTGAGGTGCCTCACTTTGCCTCACCAACAGCCTGCAGGGTGGTGGCTGCCTATCATATGTTTGATGCCGGCGGACGTGGGCTAGATGAAGCCGACGCTGACTTCCTATATGACCTGCTCTCTAGGCATGTGATCAGAGTCTTAGTCGGCGGGGCTGGTGGCTCTATGggttctctttctcctcagagggCCCTCTGCCTCTTGGAACTCACCTTGGAACACTGCCGTCGGCTCTGCTGGAGCCACTACCTCCACAAGGCAACCAGAGCGGTGGAGAAGGCCCATGGTCACCTGCAGAGCAGCAGTGTAGCTCCGGGCCTCCAGCTATGTCAGGTGGCGGTCGAGCTGCTGGACGCTGCCGAGAAGCGCCCCGGGGCAGTGGCCCAGCTCCTGAAGAAGGCGGCAGCCATTCTGAACAACAGCATGGCAGCCCCCGCGCCCCCGCTCCGGGCCTTGTATGACAGCTGTCAGTTTTTCCTCTCGGTCCTGGAGAGAGGCACCAAGAGGCACTGTGGGCTCCACGGCACCCTGagcttctttgcttttcttgggGGATACTGCTCCGTTGTCCGGCAGCTTCGAGAT gTCTCTGACGCGTCCTCCAAGCAGCAGCAGTGTCTACTCCAGGTGCACTTCCAGGCTCTTCACCTCCTCACTGGGATGGTTTATGACTTTGCCCAAGGCTGCCAG GCAGCCGAGCTGGCCCAGTTAGTGGACGGTTGCAGATCTGCGGTTGCCTGGATGCTGGAGGCCTTAGAGGGCCTGACAGGCGGAGAGCTGGCTGAGTACCTGGGCATGACTG CCTCTTACTCGAGCAACTTGGCCTACAGCTTCTTTAGTCACAAGCTCTATAATGAGGCTTGTGCCATCTCGGAGCCAGTCTGTCAACACTTGGGCCTGGCAAAGTCAGGTGCTTGCCCTGAGGTGCCTCCTGAGAAG CTGCATAGGTGCTTCCGGCTGCATGTGGAGAGTCTGAAGAAACTGGGTAGACAGGCCCAGGGCTGTGAGATGGTGACCTTATGGCTGGCAGCTCTGCAACCCTACAGCCTGGAGCACATGGCCGAGCCAGTCACTTACTGGGTTCGCGTCAAAATGGATGCAGCCAGGGCAGGAAACAAGGAGCTGCAGCTGAG GACTCTGCGAGACAGCCTAAGTGCCTGGGCCCCGGAGACGCAGGTCCTGCTGCTGAGGGAGGAGCTGCAGGCCTACAAAGCAGTGCGGGCTGACACTGGACAGGAACGCTTCAACGTCATCTGTGACCTGCTGGAGCTCAGCCCTGAAGAGACAGCAGCTGGAGCCTGGGCACGGGCCACCCACTTGTTGGAGCTGGCCCAAGTGCTGTGCTTCCACAGCTTTGCCCAGCAGACCAACTG CTCTGCCTTGGATGCTGTCCAGGAGGCCCTGCAGCTTCTAGAGTCAGTGAGGCCCGAGGCACAGGAGCAGGACCGCCTTCAGGATGACAAAGCCCAGGCCCTGCTGTGGCTCCACATCTGCACCTTGGAGGCCAAAATGCAGGAA GGTATTGAGCGGGATCGGAGAGCCCAGGCCCCGAGTGACTTGGAGGAGTTTGAAGTCAATGACCTGAACTATGAGGATAAACTCCAGGAAGATCGTTTTCTGTACAGTAACATCGCCTTTAATCTGGCCGCCGATGCCG CGCAGTCTGAGTGCCTGGACCGAGCGCTGGCCCTGTGGAAGGAGGTGCTTATGAAGGGGTCTGCCCCAGCCGTGCGGAGCCTGCAGCAGACGGCAGCCTCCCTGCAGATCCTGGTGGCCCTCTATCAGCTGGTGGCAAAG CCCCTGCAGGCTCTGGAGACCCTCCTGCTCCTCCAGACTGTGTGTGAGAGACTGCAGGACCATGCAAAGGCAGTCAGCGCTTCCTGCCAGCTCACCCAGCAACTCCTGAGCCTCGGCTGCCCCGGCTATGCCCAG TCATACTTGGAAGCAGCAGAATCAAGCCTGAAGAGTCTCGACCAGACTACTGACGTGTGCCAGCTCCTTTCCCTGACCTGTGCTCTGCTTCGAAGTCAGCTCTGCTGGGCTTGCCAGAAG GTGCCCGAGGGTGTTTCTCTGTTGCTTTCTGTCCTTGGGGACCCTGCCCTGCAGAAGTCATCCAAGGCTTGGTACTTGCTGCGCGTCCAGGCCCTGCAAGTCCTGGCTTTGTATCTCAGCCTCTCGGCCAACGTCCTCCCAAGTGCCCTGCGCGAGCAGCTCTGGGATCAAG gCTGGCAGACCCCAGAGACGGCCCTGCTGGACGCCCACAAGCTGCTGCGCAGCATTGTCATCTTGCTGATGGGCAGCGACGTGCTCTCTACCCAGAAGACCACTGTTGAGTCAACCTTCCTGGACTTCG GTGAAAATTTAGTGCAGAAGTGGCAGGTTCTAACAGAGGTGCTGAGCTGCTCAGAGAAGCTGGTCAGCCGCCTGGGCCGCCTGGGGAGTGTGAGCGAGGCCAAAGCCTTCTGTTTGGAGGCCCTGAAACTCACGACCAAGTTGCAGATACCTCGCCA GTGTGCCCTCTTCCTTGTCCTGAAGGCTGAGCTGGAGCTGGCTCGCAGCGACAGTGACCTCTGTGAGTCAGACCTGCAGCAGGTTCTATTCCTGCTGGAGTCCTCCACAG AGTTTGCTGCAGTGACCCAGCGCCCAGACTCTGTGAAGAAGGTGTATATGCAGAAGGGGAAGCAGAGGGCTCAAGTACCCTGTTTTCCACTGCTGCCAGAGGAGGAACCCTTCCTGAGAGGCCCTGCCCTGGAGCTGGTGGCCACTGTGCCCAGGGAGCCCGGCCCCATCCAGCCCTCTGCAAACTCCTCCCCAGTCCTGAAGACCAAGCCGCCACCCAAGCCTGGCTTTCTGTCCCACTCCTCCAGCTGCGACTGCTCGCTGTGTGCCAGCCCTGGCCTCTCAGCCGTCTGTCTGCGCTGGGTGTTAGTCACTGCAGGACTGAGGCTGGCCACGGGCCATAAGGCCCAGGGTCTGGAGCTGCTGCAGCTCGTGCTGAAGGGCTGCCCTGCAGCCACCAGGCGCTTCACACAGAGACTTCAGGCCTCTCTGAGACACACAGCACCCCCCTCTTCCACGCCAAGCCTCTTCGATGAGATCATGGCCCAAGTGTACACACACTTGGCACTGGAACACCTGAATCAGACCTCTGAAAAGAGCCTGGGGAAGGTCCTGACTTTGGGGCTGAAGTTCGTGGCAGCACGGATACAATGCTTGGAGTTCTGGCAAGCCAGCCTGCTCTTGGTTCAGGCCCTTGCGAAGCTGGCCAGCTTCAGCTGCTGTGGTACCCAGCTTTTTGCAAGCACTTGGGGCTGGCAGCCACCATTAATAAAAAGTCCCAAAGTCGTAGAGCCCTCTAAGACTCGGAGACAGAAATGCTCTGGACGAGGGCTCCGGCAGGCAGCCTCTGCCCCGCCACCCCTCCACAACAGTGCCCAGAGAGTCTTGGAGGAGGAAGGGCCACCTTGTACCCCGAAGCCCCCAGGCCGGGCTAGGCCAGCGAGTGCTCGGGTCCCTTTCACCATATTTGAAGAAGTCCACCCCACGAAGAGCAAGCCTGACGCTCCCTTGGCTCCCAGAGTACATAGGAGGGCGCAGACTCGCCTCAGG GTGAGCTTCAGTGATGACAGCGACCTGGAAGACCTTGTAGCCGAACCACAACCTGTGGAGGAAGTGAGAAGACGAGGGACCCGGGGCCGGGGCCAGATGAGGAAGGGTCCTGGCTTGAAGACAGACGCAGCAGTTGGCACAGGTAGTGGCCCTGGACGGTCAAGTGTCAGTGGGATCAGTGGGAGGAGTCGGCGGGCCAAGAAGGAGGTACCAAGACGTTGTGAAGAAGAGACTGCCAAGACATCCGTCTGTGTCCGGGCCAGCGTGGGACCTGAGGTCATGAGAGCCATCCCTGAAGAGAATCTGACGGACAGCCGGCTGGAAATGAGCTTTGAGATTCTCAGGGGTTCTGATGGGGAAGACGGCGCTGCAG GAGAACGGGAGGTGTTGAGACGGGACTCCAGCAAGGCAGAGCATTCTGTCCTGTACCCGGACAAGGAGCCCGCTAGTGACCCTCGACCTTGGCTGCGGCCCCTTTCAGTCCCTGTGCCCATTG ATCTCTCTACCCTGGAGTCCATCTCCGACTCGCTGAGCGTTGCTTTCCGCGCTGTCAGTCACTGCCCGCCCAGCGGCCTCTACGCCCACCTCTGCCGCTTCTTGGCCTTGTGTCTGGGCCAGCGGGATCCCTGTGCCACTGCGTTCCTCGTCGCTGAGTCCGTCTCCATCACGTGCCGTCACCAGCTGCTCACCCACCTGCACCGACAGCTCAG CAAGGCCCAGAAGCAGCAAGGAGCTCCTGAACTAGCAGAGCGCCTCCAGGGGCTGGACCTGAAGGAGAGGCCAGGGAGTGTCCCCCTGGCCCGCATCCAGCGCCTCTTTTCCTTCAGGACTTGGGGATCTGGCTGCTTCCCCCAGGCAGAGAAGGACGATTTCCAGGAGCGCCTGGCTCAGCTCCCCAGTG GGGTCACTGTCTGCGTGTTGGCCCTGGCCACCCTCCAGCCTGGAACGCTGAGCAACACTCTCCTACTGACCCGACTGGAAAAGGACAACCCCCCAGTTACCGTCAAGATCCCCACCGCCCAAAATAAG TTCCCACTAAGCTCAGTGCTCAGAGAGTTTGATGCCATCCAGAAGGACCAGAAAGAAAACAGCAGCTGTACTGAGAAACGAGCATGGTGGACGGGGCGGCTGGCACTGGATCAGAGGATGGAG GACCTCATCACCTCCCTGGAGGAGAGCGTGCTGGGCTGCTGGAGGGGCCTGCTGCTGCCCTGCAGTTCGGAGCCTGGCCCTGCTCAGGAGGCCTCCCGGCTACAAGAGCTGCTGCGGGACTGTGGCTGGGAGTACCCTGACTGCACGCTCCTCAAA GTCATTCTTAGCAGTGCCAGAACCCTCAGCAGCCAGGATGTTCAGGCCTTGGCCTATGGGCTGTGCCCAGCCCAGCCAGAGCGTGCCCGAGTGCTCCTGAGCGAGGCGGTAGAGCGGGTGCAGAGCCAGGCGGCCCCGGGAAATCAGCACCTTGTATTGGTGTTAGACAAG GACCTGCAGAAGCTGCCATGGGAGAGCATGCCCGTCCTCCGAGCACTGCCTGTCACCCGGCTGCCCTCCTTCCGCTTCCTACTCAGCTACTCCATCACTAAAGAG GCTGGGGCTTCGTCGGTGCTGAGCCACGGTGTTGATCCACAGAATGCCTTCTATGTCCTAAACCCCCACAGCAACCTGTCAAGCACAGAGGAGAGGTTCCGAGCCAGTTTCAGCAG TGAAGCTGGCTGGAAAGGAGTGATTGGGGAAGTGCCAAGCCTTGAGCAGGTGCAGGCTGCCCTGACAGAGCGGGACTTATACGT CTATGCAGGGCATGGAGCTGGTGCCCGCTTCCTTGATGGGCAGGCTGTCCTGCGCCTCAGCTGCCGGGCAGTGGCCCTGCTGTTTGGCTGCAGCAGCGCGGCCCTCGCTGTGCATGGAAACCTGGAGGGAGCTGGCATCGTGCTCAAGTACATCATGGCCGGCTG CCCCTTGTTCCTAGGCAACCTCTGGGATGTGACCGACAGAGACATTGACCGGTACACAGAGGCTCTGCTGCAGGGCTGGCTCCGAGCAGGCCCGGGGGCCCCCCTTCTCTGCTACGTCAGCCAGGCCCGCCAGGCGCCCCGACTTAAGTTTCTCATTGGGGCTGCACCCATCGCCTATGGCCTGCCCGTCTCTCTGCAAGCACCTTGA